In Centroberyx gerrardi isolate f3 chromosome 11, fCenGer3.hap1.cur.20231027, whole genome shotgun sequence, the following are encoded in one genomic region:
- the fgf13b gene encoding fibroblast growth factor 13b isoform X1 — protein MSRAAAIASSLIRQKRQAREREKANACRGTGSPSNSKGTNEKPSKLNVFSRVKLFGSRKKRKRRRPPEPQLKGIVTRLSSRQGFQLQMQPDGTIDGTKDEDSTYAVFNLIPVGLRVVAIQGVQTKLYLAMNNEGFLYTSEHFTPECKFKESVFENYYVTYSSMLYRQQASGRAWYLGLNKEGGVMKGNHVKKNKAAAHFIPKPLKVAMYREPSLHDLTEFSRSGSGTPTKSRSASALLNGGGKTPSNNDSS, from the exons GCAGCGGCTATCGCCAGCTCCCTCATCCGGCAGAAGCGGCAGGCGAGGGAGCGGGAGAAGGCGAATGCGTGCCGCGGCACCGGCAGCCCGAGCAACAGCAAGGGCACGAACGAGAAACCGAGCAAACTGAACGTGTTCTCGCGTGTCAAATTGTTTGGGTCGAGGAAGAAACGGAAGAGGAGGCGACCACCAG agCCCCAGTTAAAGGGCATTGTAACCAGGCTCTCCAGTCGCCAGGGCTTCCAGCTGCAGATGCAGCCTGACGGCACCATTGATGGAACCAAGGATGAAGACAGCACCTATG CTGTGTTCAACCTGATCCCAGTGGGGCTTCGTGTGGTGGCCATCCAGGGCGTCCAGACCAAACTCTACCTGGCCATGAACAACGAGGGCTTTCTCTACACCTCT GAACATTTCACCCCGGAGTGTAAGTTCAAGGAGTCGGTGTTTGAGAACTACTACGTCACCTACTCCTCCATGCTGTACCGGCAGCAGGCGTCGGGCCGGGCCTGGTACCTGGGACTCAACAAGGAGGGCGGAGTCATGAAGGGGAACCACGTCAAAAAGAACAAGGCCGCTGCCCACTTCATACCTAAACCACTCAAAG tggccATGTACAGGGAGCCCTCCCTCCATGACCTGACAGAGTTTTCGCGGTCAGGCAGCGGGACGCCGACCAAGAGTCGCAGCGCTTCGGCTCTACTGAACGGCGGAGGGAAGACTCCTAGCAACAACGACTCCTCctag
- the fgf13b gene encoding fibroblast growth factor 13b isoform X3 gives MSFPLRRSASEPQLKGIVTRLSSRQGFQLQMQPDGTIDGTKDEDSTYAVFNLIPVGLRVVAIQGVQTKLYLAMNNEGFLYTSEHFTPECKFKESVFENYYVTYSSMLYRQQASGRAWYLGLNKEGGVMKGNHVKKNKAAAHFIPKPLKVAMYREPSLHDLTEFSRSGSGTPTKSRSASALLNGGGKTPSNNDSS, from the exons agCCCCAGTTAAAGGGCATTGTAACCAGGCTCTCCAGTCGCCAGGGCTTCCAGCTGCAGATGCAGCCTGACGGCACCATTGATGGAACCAAGGATGAAGACAGCACCTATG CTGTGTTCAACCTGATCCCAGTGGGGCTTCGTGTGGTGGCCATCCAGGGCGTCCAGACCAAACTCTACCTGGCCATGAACAACGAGGGCTTTCTCTACACCTCT GAACATTTCACCCCGGAGTGTAAGTTCAAGGAGTCGGTGTTTGAGAACTACTACGTCACCTACTCCTCCATGCTGTACCGGCAGCAGGCGTCGGGCCGGGCCTGGTACCTGGGACTCAACAAGGAGGGCGGAGTCATGAAGGGGAACCACGTCAAAAAGAACAAGGCCGCTGCCCACTTCATACCTAAACCACTCAAAG tggccATGTACAGGGAGCCCTCCCTCCATGACCTGACAGAGTTTTCGCGGTCAGGCAGCGGGACGCCGACCAAGAGTCGCAGCGCTTCGGCTCTACTGAACGGCGGAGGGAAGACTCCTAGCAACAACGACTCCTCctag
- the fgf13b gene encoding fibroblast growth factor 13b isoform X2, protein MSGKTAKPKEDKDHAAKEPQLKGIVTRLSSRQGFQLQMQPDGTIDGTKDEDSTYAVFNLIPVGLRVVAIQGVQTKLYLAMNNEGFLYTSEHFTPECKFKESVFENYYVTYSSMLYRQQASGRAWYLGLNKEGGVMKGNHVKKNKAAAHFIPKPLKVAMYREPSLHDLTEFSRSGSGTPTKSRSASALLNGGGKTPSNNDSS, encoded by the exons agCCCCAGTTAAAGGGCATTGTAACCAGGCTCTCCAGTCGCCAGGGCTTCCAGCTGCAGATGCAGCCTGACGGCACCATTGATGGAACCAAGGATGAAGACAGCACCTATG CTGTGTTCAACCTGATCCCAGTGGGGCTTCGTGTGGTGGCCATCCAGGGCGTCCAGACCAAACTCTACCTGGCCATGAACAACGAGGGCTTTCTCTACACCTCT GAACATTTCACCCCGGAGTGTAAGTTCAAGGAGTCGGTGTTTGAGAACTACTACGTCACCTACTCCTCCATGCTGTACCGGCAGCAGGCGTCGGGCCGGGCCTGGTACCTGGGACTCAACAAGGAGGGCGGAGTCATGAAGGGGAACCACGTCAAAAAGAACAAGGCCGCTGCCCACTTCATACCTAAACCACTCAAAG tggccATGTACAGGGAGCCCTCCCTCCATGACCTGACAGAGTTTTCGCGGTCAGGCAGCGGGACGCCGACCAAGAGTCGCAGCGCTTCGGCTCTACTGAACGGCGGAGGGAAGACTCCTAGCAACAACGACTCCTCctag